The genomic segment CGCCGGCGCCGCGGAATCGCTTCCGGGACGCCGGCGTCTTGCTGCGACCGGTGCGCGCTACGCTGGCTGCTGCGCGAGCACGGGCGACCGCTGGCCCCGCAGGCGGAAGACCACCGCGAGGCTCACGACCACGAGCACGATGCTGATGATCTGCGCGATGGAGAGCACGCCGAAGAAGCGGTCGTCCTTGGCGCGGAAGATCTCCACGACGTACCGCTCCGCGCCCGCCATCGCCATGTAGACGAACCACAGCATCCCCTGCGTCTTGATCC from the Longimicrobiaceae bacterium genome contains:
- a CDS encoding prolipoprotein diacylglyceryl transferase family protein, with protein sequence IKTQGMLWFVYMAMAGAERYVVEIFRAKDDRFFGVLSIAQIISIVLVVVSLAVVFRLRGQRSPVLAQQPA